The following coding sequences are from one Natrinema sp. CBA1119 window:
- a CDS encoding multicopper oxidase family protein, translated as MNDRAGEPRPAISRRELCIAAGGTGISALAGCSTENTNPPQAKNATTITDHSSPDLEKWVDEVPRPGVAKPSGTKDGHPRYEIAMREIEQKLHRDLPATTVWGYDGQFPGPTIEAEQGEPIYVRWANDLPDEHLLPEDTTIHSDLIPYDTPGVRTVTHLHGGNVESESDGHAQAWFTRDFQQTGPEFEKKDYYYVNDQPPATLWYHDHSLGITRLNVYAGLAGFYLLRSDHERSLGLPEGEYEIPLVLQDRSFEEDGSLFYPTAISDEQGGNDESYPDPSIVPQFYGDTSVVNGKAWPRLSVEPRSYRFRLLNGSNSRYYTLKLRQYDESSGETGGDGPSFVQIGNDGGLLSTPVEISDRLELGAGQRADVVVDFSEYAGETLLLHNNAPAQYRGRTGLEDDDIVSLPEIMLVDVNEAGDSQDATELPDELTRVPDIPVDSVDNERYLTLNGGTADDYGRLLHLLGTAEEPDGLKIDAPVTEEPVLGDTEIWSFANRSGMSHPMHLHLVHFQMLGRQPIGDYDPAEDEIDLDVLEAPEPYERGWNDVITVDPGEIVHVIVHFGEHDGLFNDQTGTYMWHCHMLEHEDHDMMRPLEVRPRTDDTNTRTELDARRRPE; from the coding sequence ATGAATGATCGCGCTGGAGAACCTCGACCAGCGATATCGCGCCGTGAGCTCTGCATCGCAGCCGGTGGCACGGGTATCTCAGCTCTCGCAGGCTGTTCGACTGAGAATACGAATCCACCCCAAGCCAAGAACGCGACGACGATAACGGACCACTCATCGCCAGACCTTGAGAAGTGGGTCGATGAGGTCCCCCGACCGGGTGTCGCGAAACCGTCCGGAACGAAGGACGGGCACCCCCGCTACGAGATAGCGATGCGCGAGATTGAGCAGAAGCTACACCGCGACCTCCCGGCGACGACCGTCTGGGGCTACGACGGGCAGTTCCCAGGCCCAACGATCGAAGCCGAGCAGGGCGAACCGATCTACGTCCGCTGGGCGAACGACCTTCCGGACGAGCATCTCCTGCCCGAAGACACGACGATTCATAGCGACCTCATTCCGTACGATACACCGGGCGTACGGACCGTAACGCATCTTCACGGCGGAAACGTCGAGTCCGAGAGCGACGGTCATGCACAGGCGTGGTTCACTCGAGACTTTCAACAGACGGGCCCCGAGTTCGAGAAGAAAGACTACTACTATGTAAACGACCAGCCGCCGGCGACGCTATGGTATCACGACCACTCACTCGGCATTACGCGATTAAACGTCTACGCCGGGCTCGCGGGGTTCTATCTCTTGCGGAGTGACCACGAACGAAGCCTCGGTCTGCCCGAGGGCGAGTACGAAATCCCGCTCGTCCTTCAGGATCGGAGTTTCGAGGAGGACGGATCGCTGTTCTATCCGACGGCCATTTCGGACGAGCAAGGCGGCAACGACGAGTCGTATCCCGATCCGAGTATCGTTCCGCAGTTCTATGGGGACACGTCCGTCGTCAACGGGAAGGCTTGGCCGCGCCTCTCCGTCGAACCCAGATCGTATCGGTTCCGGCTCCTCAACGGATCGAATAGCCGATACTATACTCTCAAACTCCGCCAGTACGACGAGTCGTCGGGCGAGACTGGTGGGGATGGACCGTCGTTCGTCCAGATCGGGAACGACGGCGGCCTCCTCTCGACGCCGGTCGAGATCAGCGATCGCCTCGAGCTTGGTGCTGGCCAGCGCGCCGACGTCGTCGTCGACTTCTCCGAATACGCCGGCGAGACGCTGCTGCTCCACAACAACGCGCCCGCTCAGTATCGCGGCAGGACGGGTTTGGAGGACGACGACATCGTTTCGCTCCCCGAGATCATGCTCGTGGACGTGAACGAGGCCGGAGATTCACAGGATGCTACTGAGCTCCCCGACGAACTCACTCGTGTTCCCGACATCCCCGTCGATTCGGTTGACAACGAGCGATATCTCACGCTCAACGGCGGTACGGCCGATGACTACGGCCGGCTGCTCCACTTGCTCGGAACGGCTGAAGAACCGGACGGCCTCAAGATCGACGCCCCCGTGACCGAGGAACCTGTGCTCGGTGACACCGAAATCTGGAGTTTCGCCAACCGAAGTGGGATGTCCCATCCGATGCACCTCCACCTCGTACACTTCCAGATGCTGGGCCGACAGCCGATCGGGGACTACGATCCAGCCGAGGATGAGATCGACCTCGACGTGCTCGAGGCGCCCGAGCCGTACGAACGAGGATGGAACGACGTGATCACCGTCGATCCCGGTGAAATAGTCCACGTGATTGTCCACTTCGGAGAGCATGACGGGCTGTTCAACGATCAGACGGGCACGTACATGTGGCATTGTCATATGCTCGAACATGAGGACCACGACATGATGCGCCCGCTCGAGGTTCGACCCCGCACAGACGATACTAATACTCGTACTGAGTTGGACGCAAGGCGTCGGCCCGAATAG
- a CDS encoding acetate--CoA ligase, which translates to MTEERPVYISSKNRTVRHRTPQVVGRDGTATEPTDGDCPDRAWPACWDAAASLLEWSEPYERIVDKENAPFYRWFVGGRLNAAENCIDRHLEERKNQVALRWEGKRGERRTYTYYDLYREVSAVAAALRELGVEEDDVVTIYLPKLPELPITMLACARIGALHNVVFAGFAPNALAERMQRVDSRALVTCDGSFREETMIDQKRKADTALASIEESLPTIVVNRLGSSHDMHLGGNQYDYDNLVEAFVGANVSPVPREATDPLFHIHTSGTTGEPQRMTHATGGYLTGVAWTAQTVFDLTPGTTIWCTADAGWITGHSYVVYGPLLSGATVVLAEGSLRYPDRHRPWEVIERNGVEVFYTTPGVIRTFMKWGESFPASHDLSSLRLLGSVGEPISPDTWEWYYTHVGQERCPIVDTWWQTETGCVLISVRPEVDELKPGSVGPPLPGIEIQIVDEDGRELPPGKPGYLTIDRPWPSMLVPLEGDRYWVLAEYWQAFSDPRADSWRYFTGDRAVVDDNGYVTIIGRDDDVITIGNRRIGTAELEAAITTIDGVTEAAAVAERTIGESALCVFATLEQGQQDRTAIRDAVADAVAEHVGEFARPASVVFTPELPETYSGKTMYKLLKRIVNDRPPTDSDTLRNPEVVGELTTIWNRE; encoded by the coding sequence ATGACCGAAGAGAGACCAGTATATATATCCTCCAAGAACCGAACGGTTCGCCACCGGACTCCACAAGTGGTCGGTCGCGACGGGACTGCGACAGAGCCAACCGATGGTGACTGCCCCGATCGCGCGTGGCCGGCGTGCTGGGACGCCGCCGCATCGTTGCTCGAGTGGAGCGAGCCCTACGAGCGCATCGTGGATAAGGAAAATGCGCCGTTCTACCGATGGTTCGTTGGTGGGCGCTTGAACGCCGCAGAAAACTGCATCGATCGCCATCTCGAGGAGCGGAAGAATCAGGTCGCATTGCGGTGGGAAGGGAAACGTGGCGAGCGTCGGACCTATACGTACTACGATCTCTATCGCGAGGTGTCAGCTGTCGCAGCCGCGCTCCGTGAGCTCGGCGTCGAAGAAGACGATGTCGTCACGATCTACCTGCCGAAACTTCCCGAGTTACCGATCACGATGCTCGCCTGTGCTCGTATCGGCGCGCTCCATAACGTCGTTTTCGCGGGATTCGCCCCTAACGCGCTCGCTGAACGGATGCAACGTGTTGACTCACGCGCGCTCGTCACATGCGACGGTAGCTTCCGCGAGGAGACCATGATCGATCAGAAGCGGAAAGCCGATACGGCACTGGCATCGATCGAGGAATCGCTCCCGACAATCGTCGTCAATCGACTCGGTTCGAGTCACGATATGCACCTCGGTGGGAACCAATACGACTATGACAATCTCGTTGAGGCGTTTGTCGGTGCGAACGTGTCCCCAGTGCCGCGGGAGGCAACCGACCCCCTCTTTCACATCCACACATCAGGAACGACCGGCGAACCGCAACGGATGACTCACGCAACCGGGGGCTACCTCACAGGTGTCGCGTGGACGGCCCAGACCGTATTCGATCTCACACCGGGGACCACGATCTGGTGTACGGCCGATGCCGGATGGATTACCGGTCACTCCTATGTCGTCTACGGGCCGCTGCTTTCAGGTGCGACGGTCGTCCTCGCAGAGGGAAGTCTCCGCTATCCGGACCGCCACCGTCCGTGGGAGGTGATCGAACGGAACGGTGTGGAGGTCTTCTATACGACGCCGGGAGTAATCCGAACATTCATGAAGTGGGGTGAGTCGTTTCCTGCGTCCCACGACCTCTCGTCGTTGCGACTGCTTGGTAGCGTCGGTGAGCCGATCAGTCCGGACACCTGGGAGTGGTACTACACCCACGTCGGCCAGGAACGGTGCCCAATCGTCGACACGTGGTGGCAGACCGAAACTGGATGCGTCCTCATCTCGGTCCGTCCTGAGGTCGACGAGTTAAAGCCCGGTTCAGTCGGTCCTCCGTTACCCGGAATTGAAATCCAGATCGTCGACGAAGACGGTCGCGAACTCCCGCCGGGCAAACCTGGCTATCTGACGATTGACCGTCCCTGGCCGTCGATGCTTGTTCCGCTCGAGGGAGACCGGTACTGGGTTCTCGCAGAATACTGGCAGGCGTTTTCGGACCCACGGGCGGATTCCTGGCGGTACTTCACCGGCGACCGTGCGGTCGTCGACGACAACGGGTACGTGACGATCATCGGCCGCGACGACGACGTCATTACGATCGGCAATCGTCGCATCGGAACAGCCGAACTCGAGGCTGCAATAACGACCATTGACGGCGTTACCGAAGCCGCTGCTGTCGCTGAGCGTACAATCGGCGAGTCCGCACTCTGCGTCTTTGCGACACTTGAGCAAGGACAGCAGGATCGAACCGCCATTCGGGACGCGGTTGCGGATGCAGTCGCTGAACACGTCGGTGAGTTCGCACGACCAGCGAGCGTCGTATTCACACCCGAACTACCCGAAACCTACTCCGGAAAGACGATGTACAAACTCCTCAAGCGCATTGTCAACGACCGACCGCCCACGGATAGTGACACTCTCAGAAATCCGGAAGTCGTCGGTGAGCTTACGACGATCTGGAATCGGGAGTGA
- a CDS encoding DUF1152 domain-containing protein, with protein MNTLEDSFDVDRALVFGIGGSGDVVGSIPTARFLESVGVDVILGGTTWEPVPRDSRPGPRSLSEVVDYERISETVGMANGDTRTEDGLVFCESLVADHFEQRVALIDISRGVREMTSGLRDACETLEVDLVVGVDAGGDILARGDEPGLRSPVTDGLGLVTLEKLDIDTCIGVIGFGSDGELTLDELDRAFESLSEDALLGSWGITRQVRSELEAVLDIVDTEASRLPVEAARGELGERTIRRGELSLEVTVPSSVTFYFETSPVADRSDVATLVRDTTTLDEAVSALRTGGYSIEFDKERNRID; from the coding sequence ATGAATACGCTGGAAGACTCCTTCGACGTCGATCGTGCGCTCGTTTTCGGTATCGGTGGAAGTGGCGACGTAGTCGGTAGTATCCCGACCGCCCGTTTTCTCGAATCGGTAGGCGTTGACGTAATCTTGGGTGGGACGACCTGGGAACCGGTTCCTCGCGACTCCCGGCCCGGTCCTCGCAGCCTCTCGGAAGTGGTCGACTACGAGCGGATCAGCGAGACTGTCGGTATGGCAAACGGCGACACGAGAACCGAGGATGGACTGGTATTCTGCGAATCCCTCGTCGCTGACCACTTCGAACAACGGGTCGCGCTCATCGACATCAGCCGGGGTGTCCGCGAAATGACCAGTGGACTTCGGGATGCTTGCGAAACGCTAGAAGTCGATCTCGTCGTCGGTGTTGACGCCGGCGGTGACATTCTCGCCCGAGGGGACGAACCGGGACTACGTAGTCCGGTCACCGATGGACTCGGCCTCGTTACCTTGGAGAAACTCGACATCGACACGTGCATCGGTGTCATTGGATTCGGAAGCGACGGCGAATTGACCCTCGATGAACTCGATCGAGCCTTCGAGTCGCTCTCCGAGGACGCGCTCCTCGGCTCATGGGGGATCACGCGTCAGGTCCGGTCGGAACTGGAAGCAGTGCTCGACATCGTTGATACGGAGGCGAGTCGGCTTCCTGTCGAAGCCGCGCGGGGTGAACTCGGGGAGCGAACGATCCGCCGCGGGGAGCTATCCCTCGAGGTTACCGTCCCTAGCTCGGTAACGTTCTACTTCGAGACGAGCCCGGTGGCTGATCGTTCGGACGTTGCCACTCTCGTTCGTGATACGACCACCCTTGACGAAGCGGTCTCCGCCCTCCGTACTGGTGGTTACAGCATCGAATTTGACAAGGAAAGGAATCGAATCGATTGA
- a CDS encoding IclR family transcriptional regulator — MAKQTAKTTERSLVIINTIQKLGGATLNELTGELEIARSTIHLHLQTLLEEGYLTKEGAVYHIGLRFLNHGEYARSRKTAYTLAKQTVTELSDRIDEEVEFVVENDNRGILVHESFHPDSHFPSKERHISTTPSSAGIYYYLHSVATGKAILAELPGERVEAVLDDWGLPRQTAHTITDRDDFFRELEQIRDRGVAFADEEYVDGLREVGRRVTGPDGSVLGAIAIIGPKYRFMDERYTTELPEILMEYVDDLETEISDSYLDDYR; from the coding sequence ATGGCCAAACAGACGGCGAAAACAACAGAACGATCACTGGTCATAATCAATACAATCCAGAAACTAGGGGGTGCAACACTCAATGAATTGACCGGTGAATTAGAGATCGCGAGAAGTACGATTCACCTCCACCTCCAGACCCTTCTCGAAGAAGGGTATCTCACGAAAGAGGGAGCGGTCTATCACATCGGCTTACGGTTCCTCAATCACGGTGAGTACGCGCGGTCACGCAAGACGGCGTATACGCTGGCGAAGCAGACCGTAACAGAGCTTTCCGATCGGATCGACGAAGAGGTTGAATTCGTCGTCGAGAACGATAACCGCGGCATTCTCGTCCACGAATCCTTCCATCCGGACAGCCACTTTCCGTCCAAGGAGCGACACATCTCTACCACGCCTAGCTCCGCCGGGATCTACTATTATCTCCACAGCGTTGCAACCGGCAAAGCGATTCTCGCCGAATTACCCGGCGAGCGCGTCGAAGCGGTATTGGACGACTGGGGTCTCCCCAGACAGACAGCACATACAATCACGGACCGGGATGATTTCTTCCGAGAACTCGAGCAGATTCGCGATCGAGGCGTTGCATTCGCCGACGAAGAGTACGTCGACGGTCTCAGAGAAGTCGGGCGACGTGTGACAGGTCCTGATGGGAGCGTTCTCGGTGCAATCGCCATCATCGGCCCGAAGTATCGATTCATGGACGAACGGTACACCACCGAGTTGCCGGAGATCCTGATGGAATACGTCGACGACCTCGAGACCGAAATCAGCGATTCGTACTTGGACGATTATCGCTAA
- the trkA gene encoding Trk system potassium transporter TrkA encodes MCITVIGAGEVGRTIAATLADLHEVVVVDCDEQTVEELTYAYDVLAVHGDGRDIETLREAEIDRADLVIACTDDDDVNTVICVTVTMISDAFTVARVRHRTLFETWNDHPDAFGVDFMICTNLLTSEAVFRISGLPAALEVDTFANGLVRMAAFEIAAQSPFVDRTVREIDLDESVTIAAIFRDDELVLPTGDTVIRSTDRIVVIGSASGVTNVANRISLSSRSPTDEVVIAGASVIGFRIARLFEEHGYHPRVIEPDPDLARTAAEALPRTTVLEGDPADIGFLEREHIEDADIVIAALPDDERNLLVSLVTRQFEVGETIAIVEDIEYAELFETAGVDVTVNPREETAEEIIRFTRLIPTEKIVLLNHDRAEVIEIVVTEESILADREIKDSTASLPDEVVIGAISRSGELVTPRGTTVIRPGDHVILFVDTDVLEEVIEVI; translated from the coding sequence ATGTGTATAACGGTCATCGGTGCTGGTGAGGTCGGACGAACGATCGCTGCAACGCTCGCAGACCTTCACGAGGTAGTTGTTGTTGATTGTGATGAGCAGACCGTCGAGGAACTCACGTACGCGTATGATGTACTCGCTGTCCACGGAGACGGCCGAGATATTGAAACACTACGAGAGGCCGAAATCGATCGAGCGGATCTCGTAATCGCGTGTACCGACGATGACGACGTCAATACCGTTATCTGTGTGACCGTAACGATGATCTCTGATGCGTTCACGGTTGCACGAGTGAGGCACCGAACGCTCTTCGAAACATGGAACGACCATCCGGATGCGTTCGGTGTCGATTTCATGATCTGCACGAACTTGTTGACGTCCGAAGCAGTATTTCGGATTTCTGGACTCCCTGCTGCACTGGAGGTTGATACGTTCGCGAACGGTCTCGTCCGGATGGCTGCGTTCGAAATCGCCGCGCAGAGTCCGTTCGTCGATCGAACCGTGCGTGAGATCGATCTTGATGAGTCGGTAACGATCGCGGCGATCTTCCGCGACGACGAGTTGGTACTTCCGACCGGAGATACCGTGATACGTTCCACCGATCGGATCGTAGTCATTGGAAGCGCTAGCGGCGTTACGAACGTCGCGAATCGTATTTCGCTATCATCGCGAAGTCCGACCGACGAGGTCGTTATCGCCGGAGCGAGCGTGATTGGCTTTCGAATAGCCCGACTGTTCGAAGAGCACGGTTATCATCCTCGAGTAATCGAACCGGATCCCGATCTCGCCCGAACTGCGGCCGAAGCACTCCCACGTACGACAGTACTCGAGGGAGACCCCGCGGACATCGGATTTCTGGAACGCGAACACATCGAAGACGCCGATATCGTCATCGCTGCTTTGCCGGACGACGAACGGAACTTACTCGTATCGTTAGTAACTCGTCAGTTCGAGGTCGGCGAAACTATCGCTATCGTCGAGGACATCGAGTACGCCGAATTATTTGAGACCGCCGGCGTCGATGTGACCGTGAATCCGCGCGAAGAAACCGCCGAAGAGATCATTCGATTCACCCGACTGATTCCGACCGAAAAGATCGTACTGCTCAACCACGATCGCGCGGAAGTGATCGAGATCGTAGTTACTGAAGAAAGTATTCTCGCAGATCGTGAAATCAAGGATTCTACGGCGAGCCTTCCGGACGAAGTCGTTATCGGTGCGATCTCTCGCTCCGGTGAACTCGTGACGCCTCGCGGAACGACCGTAATCAGACCGGGAGATCACGTCATTTTGTTCGTTGATACAGATGTACTCGAGGAAGTCATCGAGGTTATCTAG
- a CDS encoding rubrerythrin-like domain-containing protein — protein sequence MYECFKWKNIIAVDSPSYCPDCGESMRNRRKPLE from the coding sequence CTGTACGAGTGCTTCAAGTGGAAAAACATCATCGCCGTGGACAGCCCTAGCTACTGTCCCGACTGTGGCGAATCGATGCGAAATCGTCGAAAGCCGCTAGAATGA
- a CDS encoding Rrf2 family transcriptional regulator, with protein sequence MSSIELTPSQKKILRALTNLYKESEGAIKGEDIAEQVDRNPGTIRNQMQSLKALQLVEGVPGPKGGYKPTATAYQALDIQQLDDPVTVALEHEGDLVEDVIVEEINLSSVHHPELCRAEILLQGTISDVDEDDPITVGPTPLSKLVIDGRVDGKDDTNNILILRIEDMIAPAEKPEH encoded by the coding sequence ATGTCGTCCATTGAGCTCACTCCGAGCCAGAAAAAGATTCTCCGCGCACTAACGAACCTCTACAAGGAGTCCGAGGGCGCCATCAAGGGCGAAGACATCGCCGAGCAAGTTGACCGGAACCCAGGGACAATACGCAACCAGATGCAGAGTCTCAAAGCGCTCCAACTGGTAGAGGGCGTTCCCGGCCCGAAAGGCGGCTACAAACCGACTGCTACAGCCTACCAAGCACTTGATATCCAGCAGTTGGACGACCCAGTCACTGTCGCTCTCGAGCACGAGGGGGATCTGGTCGAGGACGTCATTGTCGAGGAAATTAACCTCTCGAGCGTCCACCATCCCGAACTCTGTCGCGCGGAGATACTCCTGCAGGGAACCATCAGTGACGTCGATGAGGACGATCCAATCACCGTCGGCCCAACCCCTCTCTCGAAGCTCGTCATTGATGGACGCGTCGACGGTAAGGACGATACGAACAACATTCTCATCCTCAGGATCGAAGACATGATTGCTCCAGCCGAAAAACCCGAGCACTGA
- a CDS encoding transcriptional regulator, producing MADLNPTAKRIHQISPDPVELTLDDGTTDIFHISGAEFFQQEFQAEGVCEDDDADYRFITSTNNESVLVGRKGVDESAWTMIGTIVEVNRDGS from the coding sequence ATGGCAGACCTCAATCCGACCGCGAAACGAATACACCAGATCAGTCCCGACCCCGTCGAGCTGACGCTCGACGACGGAACGACGGACATATTTCATATTTCCGGGGCCGAATTCTTTCAGCAGGAATTTCAGGCGGAGGGTGTTTGCGAAGACGATGACGCGGACTATCGATTCATCACGAGCACGAATAACGAATCGGTTCTGGTCGGACGAAAGGGCGTAGACGAATCGGCGTGGACGATGATCGGGACGATAGTTGAAGTCAACAGAGACGGATCGTAA
- a CDS encoding ISH3 family transposase, translating into MKATQADNELKEEHLLNFVVNSLDEELSLELGENVAVTTEELYEVLAGASAGGTSINHVCEKTNDSPHANTVRGYLTDQFDLDTVEAVGNTLLQRDVLETLPDRPVEVVADLHLDPYYGDEDETESLYFSQAKRGTTAFHAYVTLYARVRNKRYTLAVRQLVAGEVTSDALDEFLELLDGLDLRVKAVYLDRGFYNSTCLELLYAHNYAYIMPIVKWGETIQDELSRGWSRVIEHKLAGRVTFPVFIDCVYQRGRYDEHGVARHGYAADAPFIDTPQDAREHYRKRFGIESSYRLAKQSLALTSSRDAGLRLLLFVVSLLLQNVWRYLHWMYVAAPRRGGRRLWEWSFTEFCEMVVRAAWTTLGVRRTVPANQPPDDRFFR; encoded by the coding sequence GTGAAAGCAACCCAAGCAGACAACGAGCTAAAAGAAGAGCACCTGCTTAATTTTGTCGTCAACAGTCTCGATGAGGAACTTTCGCTGGAGCTCGGGGAGAATGTAGCGGTCACGACGGAGGAATTGTACGAGGTCCTCGCCGGCGCCAGCGCCGGCGGGACCTCAATCAATCACGTCTGCGAGAAAACAAACGACTCGCCCCACGCCAATACCGTCCGTGGATATCTTACCGATCAGTTCGATCTTGATACCGTTGAAGCGGTTGGGAACACGCTCCTTCAACGGGATGTTCTTGAGACGCTTCCAGATCGACCGGTGGAGGTCGTCGCCGACCTCCACCTCGATCCCTACTACGGTGACGAGGACGAGACGGAGTCACTGTATTTCTCGCAGGCGAAACGAGGAACCACTGCCTTTCACGCCTACGTCACGCTCTACGCACGGGTGCGTAACAAGCGATACACACTGGCGGTTCGCCAGCTGGTCGCTGGCGAAGTCACCAGCGATGCTCTTGATGAGTTCCTCGAACTCCTCGACGGCCTTGACCTGCGCGTCAAGGCCGTCTACCTTGATCGCGGATTCTACAACAGCACCTGTCTCGAACTGCTGTACGCGCACAACTACGCCTACATCATGCCAATCGTCAAGTGGGGTGAGACGATTCAAGACGAACTCAGCAGAGGCTGGAGTCGCGTGATCGAACACAAACTCGCTGGGCGGGTAACATTCCCTGTGTTCATCGACTGTGTCTACCAGCGAGGACGATACGACGAGCACGGGGTGGCGCGTCACGGCTACGCCGCTGACGCGCCGTTCATTGACACACCACAGGATGCACGAGAACACTATCGCAAGCGCTTCGGCATCGAATCAAGCTACCGATTAGCCAAGCAGAGCCTTGCTCTCACCAGTTCACGGGACGCTGGGCTTCGGTTATTGCTGTTTGTCGTGAGTCTGTTGCTGCAGAACGTCTGGCGATACCTCCACTGGATGTACGTGGCGGCGCCCCGCCGTGGGGGGCGCCGCCTCTGGGAGTGGTCGTTCACGGAGTTCTGTGAGATGGTGGTTCGTGCTGCCTGGACAACCCTCGGTGTGCGCAGAACTGTCCCAGCGAATCAACCACCCGACGACCGGTTCTTCCGGTAG
- a CDS encoding transcription initiation factor IIB family protein has translation MVWSVRLRDDEHETRRTESNATISTCSECGSSNVVRHSDQGERICEECGLVIEEAMVDSGPEWRAFNHKERQEKSRVGAPTTQTMHDKGLTTQIDWKDKDAYGRSISSKKRSQMNRLRKWQSRIRTKDAGERNLQFALSEIDRMASALGVPRSVREVTSVIYRRALQEDLIRGRSIEGVATAALYAGCRQEGIPRSLEEITEVSRIERIEVSRTYRYISNELGLELLPIDPKQYVPRFSSKLDLPQEVEAKANEIIEETADPLLSGRGPSGFAAAAIYAAALLCNEKRTQKEVADVAQVTEVTIRNRYQEQIEMLGIQ, from the coding sequence ATGGTCTGGTCCGTTCGGCTCAGGGACGACGAGCATGAAACGAGGCGAACCGAATCCAATGCAACTATCTCTACATGTTCAGAGTGTGGGTCGAGTAACGTAGTCCGACACTCTGATCAAGGTGAGCGAATCTGTGAGGAGTGCGGTCTAGTGATTGAGGAAGCAATGGTTGATTCGGGACCAGAATGGCGTGCATTTAATCACAAAGAACGACAGGAGAAGTCGCGTGTCGGTGCCCCAACTACTCAGACAATGCACGACAAGGGGCTCACCACCCAAATCGACTGGAAGGATAAGGATGCATACGGTCGCTCGATTTCCTCGAAGAAGCGTTCGCAGATGAACCGGTTACGGAAATGGCAGAGCCGTATCCGGACAAAAGACGCCGGTGAGCGGAATCTCCAGTTCGCGCTCAGCGAGATCGACCGGATGGCCTCGGCACTGGGTGTCCCACGATCGGTTCGTGAGGTAACAAGTGTGATTTACCGGCGAGCGCTTCAGGAAGACCTCATCCGTGGACGATCAATTGAGGGCGTTGCCACAGCTGCACTGTATGCCGGCTGTCGGCAAGAAGGTATTCCGCGCTCATTGGAAGAAATCACAGAGGTTTCGCGTATCGAACGAATAGAGGTAAGCCGTACCTACCGATACATCTCGAACGAGCTCGGTCTTGAACTACTCCCTATCGATCCGAAGCAGTACGTGCCTCGCTTTAGCTCAAAACTGGATCTCCCACAGGAAGTCGAAGCTAAGGCCAATGAAATAATTGAAGAGACCGCTGATCCATTACTCTCTGGGAGAGGTCCATCGGGATTCGCTGCCGCCGCTATTTACGCTGCCGCCTTGCTTTGCAACGAGAAACGGACCCAGAAAGAAGTAGCAGATGTCGCCCAAGTCACCGAAGTTACAATTCGTAACCGGTATCAGGAGCAAATCGAGATGCTTGGCATACAGTAA